The Triticum aestivum cultivar Chinese Spring chromosome 3A, IWGSC CS RefSeq v2.1, whole genome shotgun sequence genome includes a region encoding these proteins:
- the LOC123060462 gene encoding nuclear ubiquitous casein and cyclin-dependent kinase substrate 1, whose protein sequence is MVGGGRRGGAADEAKLNTGNVFAALETLKKKKKGDKSKGGSSKGGKQGDDPTPQQQKELFWAPAPLNTKSWADVEDDDDDDYFATTAPPAPIWGNDHAAAKTAKEEEEDEVDAVHAALPEEIESEDEEHDDEAEDGAEDEPELEVEAADPDVKKVAAAPKETERQLSKKELKKKELAELDAVLAELGISENTSDAAQDGNNNAEKKGASQAGDGERKEDAPAPSESKNAKKKKNKKDKSAKEAKEAEVSEEATSAEPEEDTAVDVKERLKKMASMKKKKSGKETDTAAKIAAAEAAARTARLAAAKKKEKSHYNQQPVR, encoded by the exons ATGGTGGGCGGAGGCAGGAGGGGAGGCGCGGCGGACGAGGCCAAGCTCAACACCGGCAACGTGTTCGCGGCGCTCgagaccctcaagaagaagaagaagggcgacAAGTCCAAGGGGGGCTCCTCCAAGGGAGGGAAGCAGGGCGACGACCCCACGCCGCAGCAGCAGAAGGAGCTCTTCTGGGCCCCCGCCCCGCTCAACACCAAGTCGTGGGCCGacgtcgaggacgacgacgacgacgactacttcGCCACCACCGCGCCCCCCGCGCCCATCTGGGGGAACGACCACGCCGCCGCCAagacggccaaggaggaggaggaggacgaggtcgaTGCTGTCCACGCCGCCCTGCCTGAG GAAATTGAAAGTGAGGATGAGGAGCATGATGATGAGGCTGAGGATGGTGCTGAGGATGAACCTGAGCTTGAAGTGGAAGCTGCTGATCCTGATGTGAAGAAAGTTGCAGCAGCACCTAAAGAGACAGAAAGGCAGCTGTCCAAAAAGGAGTTGAAAAAGAAGGAACTGGCTGAACTTGATGCTGTGTTAGCTGAGTTGGGAATTTCTGAAAACACAAGCGATGCTGCACAAGATGGAAACAACAATG CTGAGAAGAAAGGTGCGAGCCAAGCTGGTGATGGAGAGAGAAAGGAAGACGCACCTGCCCCTTCAGAGAGCAagaatgccaagaagaagaagaacaagaaggacaagAGCGCGAAGGAGGCAAAGGAAGCTGAGGTGTCGGAGGAGGCTACCAGTGCAGAACCCGAGGAAGACACGGCTGTGGATGTCAAGGAGCGCCTAAAGAAGATGGcgtcgatgaagaagaagaagtcgGGCAAGGAGACGGACACAGCTGCAAAGATCGCCGCGGCAGAGGCGGCAGCCAGGACCGCGAGGCTCGCGGCGgcaaagaagaaggagaagagccaTTACAACCAGCAACCCGTGCGGTAA
- the LOC123060461 gene encoding syntaxin-32 has product MNPSRSAPASFRDRTNEFRSAVESARRHVAPSPAAASASGSAGPLDDSRSAASAHSEFNRRASKIGLGIHQTSQKLARLAKLAKKTSVFDDPTLEIQELTAVVKKDIGALNNAVMDLQVLCNSQNESGNLSKDTTNHSTTVVDNLKNRLMSATKEFKEVLTMRTENLKVHENRRQMFSSSAAKDASNPFIRQRPLVPREASDTAPPAPWASDSATTPLFQRKKTNGDHGASSSSSSSPAFMQQQQLAVQQDSYMQSRAEALQNVESTIHELSNIFTQLATMVSQQGELAIRIDENMEETVANVEGAQGQLLKYLNSISSNRWLMMKIFFVLMVFLMIFIFFVA; this is encoded by the exons atGAACCCGTCGCGGTCCGCCCCGGCGTCGTTCCGGGACCGCACCAACGAGTTCCGCTCCGCCGTCGAGAGCGCACGCCGCCACGTCGCACCCTCCCCGGCCGCCGCGTCGGCCAGCGGCAGCGCCGGGCCCCTCGACGACTCGCGCTCCGCCGCGTCGGCGCACTCCGAGTTCAACCGCCGCGCCTCCAAGATCGGGCTCGGGATCCACCAGACCTCCCAGAAGCTCGCCCGCCTCGCCAAAT TGGCAAAGAAGACATCTGTTTTTGATGACCCTACCTTAGAGATACAAGAGTTGACTGCAGTTGTTAAGAAGGATATTGGTGCTTTGAATAATGCTGTTATGGACTTACAAGTTCTGTGCAATTCACAAAATGAGAGTGGCAATCTTTCCAAGGATACAACAAATCATTCCACTACCGTTGTGGACAACCTGAAAAATCGACTGATGAGTGCAACGAAAGAATTCAAAGAAGTCCTTACAATGCGGACAGAG AATTTAAAGGTCCATGAAAACAGAAGGCAAATGTTCTCGTCCTCAGCTGCAAAAGATGCATCAAATCCATTCATTCGTCAGCGGCCCCTTGTTCCCAGAGAGGCATCCGACACTGCACCCCCAGCACCATGGGCCAGTGACTCTGCAACTACGCCATTGTTTCAGAG GAAGAAGACTAATGGAGATCATGgagcatcatcgtcgtcgtcgtcgtctcctgCTTTCATGCAGCAGCAGCAATTGGCAGTACAGCAGGATAGTTACATGCAGAGCAGAGCTGAGGCTCTTCAAAATGTGGAATCAACCATCCATGAGCTGAGCAACATCTTTACCCAGCTGGCAACCATGGTGTCTCAGCAGGGAGAGCTAGCAATCAG AATCGATGAGAACATGGAGGAGACGGTAGCCAACGTCGAGGGAGCGCAGGGTCAACTCCTGAAGTACCTCAACAGCATCTCGTCAAACAGGTGGCTGATGATGAAGATATTCTTCGTGCTGATGGTGTTCCTCATGATCTTCATATTCTTCGTGGCATGA